A single genomic interval of Drosophila virilis strain 15010-1051.87 chromosome 2, Dvir_AGI_RSII-ME, whole genome shotgun sequence harbors:
- the Skel gene encoding protein Skeletor, isoforms B/C isoform X2: protein MSVKTVKDKPWLVLVGLLAALSSLQHCCDAAYPYYGTKIGSLTRLHHGVSGDVYAVDSRTIFIKKFNYDGEAPAAYFYVGNTARPSNEGAARLRDERGGTAALTRRYRNKDITLSLPEGKTLRDVKWFSVWCDEFAVNFGDVAIPSTLDFPRPQKISALRGVHGVSSDNIVIVDAQTLLVPNFSYDGEAPDAKFWVGRGQRPSAEGLRIPDENGKENPLRRYDRKTIVLTLPEDLTIFDIGHFGVWCEAFTVDFGHVRLPEGLNVPPSLKMLGISPQSKLNCEVLYDDLAFEVRWAVAGESIVVQLVAKLEPNNYMSFGISPNKNISQMIGADAAVAWVDPETGNGFAQDYFLEGKAQCSGGRGACPDVKIQQNTNSIRLLNAAMVNGYSIVTYQRSLASTDSLDLPISVSDAESVVWAIGPLNDYKEVSFHTYYNKHLHQIEFGRQPKWNCPLPEGAKPGSSSDEQEEEVTQISSTGGAGYPPAGRPNIEPDEEFYENRPQALQRTTPAHAPQRHQETAVLTQRRPVPTPKPVNSNGAWDIPAIQCHEPEDGVFYAQMGPTGGKHGYPAITGHVGWGISWYINGLLIPEIHVVRGKTYTFVVEGGNNPDIPAKYHPFYISDDPVGGYEHKREEEKKAVRIFAGVHRSRSGQVTPTGVGRLCNWTPDVDGPPADDYQSFGAYQRTLTLKCDVGEPGVISWKPDRNTPDTVFYHCFTHRYLGWKIHVHDSCDSTGDGIGAASERHELREPAPVREDYAAESSIRHETKMASALLRLSRRAY from the exons ATGTCAGTAAAGACAGTTAAGGATAAACCGTGGCTGGTGCTTGTTGGCCTATTGGCCGCATTGAGTT cacTGCAGCATTGCTGTGATGCCGCCTACCCATATTACGGAACAAAGATTGGCTCTCTGACACGACTGCATCATGGCGTTTCCGGCGACGTGTATGCCGTAGACTCCCGTACCATATTCATCAAGAAGTTCAACTATGATGGCGAAGCGCCCGCCGCTTATTTTTATGTAGGCAACACCGCGCGACCAAGCAACGAGGGTGCCGCTCGCCTAAGAGACGAGCGAGGAGGTACCGCTGCACTGACGCGTCGCTATCGCAACAAGGACATTACCCTGTCATTGCCGGAAGGCAAGACGCTCCGAGACGTCAAATGGTTTTCGGTGTGGTGCGATGAGTTTGCTGTCAACTTCGGCGATGTCGCAATACCGAGCACTTTGGATTTTCCACGTCCGCAAAAGATCAGCGCGCTGAGAGGTGTACACGGAGTGTCCTCCGATAATATTGTCATTGTGGATGCACAGACGCTCTTGGTACCCAACTTTAGCTACGACGGGGAGGCGCCAG ACGCCAAGTTCTGGGTAGGTCGTGGGCAGCGTCCCTCCGCCGAGGGTCTCCGCATACCTGATGAGAACGGAAAAGAGAATCCCCTGCGTCGCTATGATCGAAAGACAATAGTTTTAACGCTGCCCGAAGATCTGACCATCTTCGATATAGGACACTTTGGCGTCTGGTGTGAGGCATTCACCGTTGACTTTGGCCATGTGCGCCTACCGGAGGGTCTCAATGTGCCGCCCTCGCTGAAAATGCTGGGCATCAGTCCTCAG TCCAAACTCAACTGTGAGGTGCTCTACGATGATCTGGCCTTTGAAGTCCGCTGGGCAGTGGCCGGTGAGAGCATCGTTGTACAACTGGTTGCCAAATTGG AACCCAACAATTATATGTCCTTTGGCATCTCACCGAACAAGAACATAAGCCAAATGATTGGAGCCGATGCCGCTGTAGCCTGGGTGGATCCCGAGACAGGTAATGGCTTTGCCCAGGATTATTTCCTGGAGGGCAAGGCTCAGTGTTCAGGTGGTCGTGGCGCGTGCCCGGACGTCAAGATACAACAAAACACCAACTCCATACGACTGCTCAATGCGGCAATGGTAAATGGTTACTCAATCGTCACATATCAGCGCTCGCTGGCCTCCACTGATAGTTTGGATTTGCCCATCTCAGTGAGCGATGCAGAGTCCGTTGTCTGGGCAATCGGACCCTTGAATGACTACAAGGAAGTTTCTTTCCACACCTATTATAATAAGCATTTGCATCAGATAGAGTTTGGTCGTCAGCCCAAATGGAATTGCCCCTTACCAGAAGGAGCCAAGCCGGGCAGCAGCTCAGACGAGCAGGAGGAAGAAGTTACTCAAATTAGCTCTACTGGCGGTGCGGGATATCCGCCTGCAGGTCGTCCCAACATTGAGCCCGATGAAGAGTTTTATGAGAATCGCCCTCAGGCCTTACAACGTACCACACCTGCACACGCTCCACAAAGACACCAGGAGACGGCTGTGTTAACGCAACGTCGTCCCGTTCCTACACCTAAGCCGGTCAACAGCAATGGCGCCTGGGATATTCCGGCTATACAATGCCATGAGCCCGAAGATGGTGTCTTCTATGCTCAAATGGGCCCGACTGGAGGAAAGCATGGTTATCCTGCCATTACCG GCCACGTGGGCTGGGGCATATCCTGGTACATTAATGGTTTGCTAATTCCCGAGATTCACGTGGTGAGAGGGAAGACTTACACTTTTGTTGTGGAGGGTGGCAACAATCCGGACATACCCGCCAAGTATCACCCATTCTATATTAGTGATGACCCTGTCGGAGGCTATGAGCACAAGCGTGAGGAGGAAAAAAAG GCCGTACGCATCTTCGCTGGTGTTCATCGCTCTAGGTCCGGCCAGGTTACGCCTACTGGCGTGGGACGTTTATGCAACTGGACGCCAGATGTGGACGGACCTCCAGCAGATGATTATCAATCTTTCGGTGCGTACCAGCGCACATTGACACTCAAGTGCGATGTCGGCGAGCCGGGAGTGATCAGCTGGAAACCGGATAGGAATACGCCAGACACTGTTTTCTATCATTGCTTCACTCATCGTTATCTGGGGTGGAAGATACACGTGCACGACTCGTGTGATAGCACTGGTGATGGTATTGGCGCCGCCTCAGAGCGGCACGAGTTACGCGAGCCGGCACCCGTCCGGGAAGACTATGCCGCCGAGTCATCTATTCGCCACGAAACCAAG ATGGCATCCGCGCTGCTGAGGCTCTCGAGGAGAGCCTACTAA
- the Phyhd1 gene encoding uncharacterized protein Phyhd1: MHSKLLDEFNENGYIVIEDFLKPDEVDALYQAGRALCLDAPQSNRKIFSTIKAEDAHSKELYFMESGDKVRYFFEQGAIGDEGQLVVDPMIALNKVGHALHVEHPTFNALTFSNRVREICWQLNFNRPAVCQSMYIFKNSGIGGEVTPHQDSWFLHTEPNSAVGFWFALEDCTLQNGCLQFIKGSHKSGVHRRYQRNPDANASELMVYDRPAPIYPQSSFTPLQVNKGTCIVIHGNVVHKSEPNRSQKSRHAYTFHVIETENNVKYSEDNWLQAPQDKPFPLLFERKA; the protein is encoded by the exons ATGCACAGCAAACTTTTGGATGAG TTCAACGAGAATGGCTACATAGTCATAGAGGACTTTTTGAAGCCCGATGAGGTGGACGCATTGTATCAGGCAGGGCGGGCACTTTGCCTGGATGCACCACAGTCGAACCGGAAAATCTTTAGCACCATCAAGGCGGAGGATGCACACAGCAAGGAACTGTACTTCATGGAATCCGGCGATAAGGTGCGCTACTTTTTTGAGCAGGGCGCCATCGGCGATGAAGGCCAGCTGGTTGTGGATCCGATGATCGCACTCAATAAAGTGGGTCATGCGTTGCATGTGGAGCATCCAACCTTCAATGCGCTGACTTTTAGCAATCGCGTGCGGGAGATTTGCTGGCAGTTGAATTTCAACCGGCCGGCCGTGTGCCAGAGCatgtatatttttaagaaTTCCGGAATAGGCGGTGAGGTAACGCCACATCAGGACTCTTGGTTTCTGCACACAGAACCCAATTCGGCAGTGGGCTTCTGGTTTGCTCTAGAAGACTGCACCCTGCAGAATGGTTGCCTTCAGTTCATAAAGGGCTCTCACAAGAGCGGCGTGCACCGTCGTTACCAGCGCAATCCCGACGCAAATGCATCTGAGCTGATGGTCTACGATCGCCCAGCGCCCATCTACCCACAGTCCAGCTTTACACCGCTCCAAGTGAACAAGG GCACATGTATCGTCATCCATGGCAATGTGGTGCACAAGAGTGAGCCAAATCGCTCCCAAAAGAGTCGACATGCCTACACTTTTCACGTAATTGAGACTGAAAATAATGTGAAGTATTCAGAAGACAATTGGTTGCAAGCGCCGCAGGATAAGCCATTCCCTTTGCTGTTCGAGCGCAAGGCTTAG
- the Skel gene encoding protein Skeletor, isoforms B/C isoform X1, whose product MSVKTVKDKPWLVLVGLLAALSSLQHCCDAAYPYYGTKIGSLTRLHHGVSGDVYAVDSRTIFIKKFNYDGEAPAAYFYVGNTARPSNEGAARLRDERGGTAALTRRYRNKDITLSLPEGKTLRDVKWFSVWCDEFAVNFGDVAIPSTLDFPRPQKISALRGVHGVSSDNIVIVDAQTLLVPNFSYDGEAPDAKFWVGRGQRPSAEGLRIPDENGKENPLRRYDRKTIVLTLPEDLTIFDIGHFGVWCEAFTVDFGHVRLPEGLNVPPSLKMLGISPQSKLNCEVLYDDLAFEVRWAVAGESIVVQLVAKLEPNNYMSFGISPNKNISQMIGADAAVAWVDPETGNGFAQDYFLEGKAQCSGGRGACPDVKIQQNTNSIRLLNAAMVNGYSIVTYQRSLASTDSLDLPISVSDAESVVWAIGPLNDYKEVSFHTYYNKHLHQIEFGRQPKWNCPLPEGAKPGSSSDEQEEEVTQISSTGGAGYPPAGRPNIEPDEEFYENRPQALQRTTPAHAPQRHQETAVLTQRRPVPTPKPVNSNGAWDIPAIQCHEPEDGVFYAQMGPTGGKHGYPAITGHVGWGISWYINGLLIPEIHVVRGKTYTFVVEGGNNPDIPAKYHPFYISDDPVGGYEHKREEEKKAVRIFAGVHRSRSGQVTPTGVGRLCNWTPDVDGPPADDYQSFGAYQRTLTLKCDVGEPGVISWKPDRNTPDTVFYHCFTHRYLGWKIHVHDSCDSTGDGIGAASERHELREPAPVREDYAAESSIRHETKVSPNDNFLLKHQTDLIKNHNMNGTPPKLSFEITKSSEITKLISDGIRAAEALEESLLRNQSIVAAPPTHLRDNSNNGNINDNIGSRIPSKPLLVQARPEILHGETHSLKSSASTSSVHSKLPIFAAPQSPPVLVNSHLQQRLQYPHLHHAHFPFHPPHHYHSHSALQHHNLTSNLPALAQKTISLSEYLRPPQNAPLFHPVKLPGRRPYPGPIKKVPASRPVLPQQHPPPGGILPQSSLIVNHYRKPVPSLLKPFLKEKLFPIQPLAASVLLLGQPTELGGIGQRKTDAGDRAKIKSKPVIPLPVPYVDLEPQASLKTTSYFHTNTKAEQMPVQTTSTTMITPIIKRPLPDEPSPQQIASMRPAINQGFKPDSVVVESGFRPIVRNDGNGVQLPPELIDQVAHRREDPGTEIDEVMETDTLFLTAQQGSDTQSFEPMFIPSPLDSTNATMLALKTVQEVEPVASASSLRLPSAAIKHALPAASQLRKPSLEELFFAGEEDEPESEAEEAEERLSATIQPSIIEPEQSSSETIVAHGNDPNYDEVANLFDTSEEEVHLTQDTTADDIPVETDDKEAQAAERVDTYYLPPDNRKIPHASIPSGAVYTFDGKSVVDSTLVLPPKLDARDSGHSRHTHFGLTPLEKLIRTTPQFGAYRGELPEDFLSTTQPGVQPVTDYSNLVPLSSSNVTSTSGTASTLHSHSSSLLTSSLRPISTKLHLLKPDINDNST is encoded by the exons ATGTCAGTAAAGACAGTTAAGGATAAACCGTGGCTGGTGCTTGTTGGCCTATTGGCCGCATTGAGTT cacTGCAGCATTGCTGTGATGCCGCCTACCCATATTACGGAACAAAGATTGGCTCTCTGACACGACTGCATCATGGCGTTTCCGGCGACGTGTATGCCGTAGACTCCCGTACCATATTCATCAAGAAGTTCAACTATGATGGCGAAGCGCCCGCCGCTTATTTTTATGTAGGCAACACCGCGCGACCAAGCAACGAGGGTGCCGCTCGCCTAAGAGACGAGCGAGGAGGTACCGCTGCACTGACGCGTCGCTATCGCAACAAGGACATTACCCTGTCATTGCCGGAAGGCAAGACGCTCCGAGACGTCAAATGGTTTTCGGTGTGGTGCGATGAGTTTGCTGTCAACTTCGGCGATGTCGCAATACCGAGCACTTTGGATTTTCCACGTCCGCAAAAGATCAGCGCGCTGAGAGGTGTACACGGAGTGTCCTCCGATAATATTGTCATTGTGGATGCACAGACGCTCTTGGTACCCAACTTTAGCTACGACGGGGAGGCGCCAG ACGCCAAGTTCTGGGTAGGTCGTGGGCAGCGTCCCTCCGCCGAGGGTCTCCGCATACCTGATGAGAACGGAAAAGAGAATCCCCTGCGTCGCTATGATCGAAAGACAATAGTTTTAACGCTGCCCGAAGATCTGACCATCTTCGATATAGGACACTTTGGCGTCTGGTGTGAGGCATTCACCGTTGACTTTGGCCATGTGCGCCTACCGGAGGGTCTCAATGTGCCGCCCTCGCTGAAAATGCTGGGCATCAGTCCTCAG TCCAAACTCAACTGTGAGGTGCTCTACGATGATCTGGCCTTTGAAGTCCGCTGGGCAGTGGCCGGTGAGAGCATCGTTGTACAACTGGTTGCCAAATTGG AACCCAACAATTATATGTCCTTTGGCATCTCACCGAACAAGAACATAAGCCAAATGATTGGAGCCGATGCCGCTGTAGCCTGGGTGGATCCCGAGACAGGTAATGGCTTTGCCCAGGATTATTTCCTGGAGGGCAAGGCTCAGTGTTCAGGTGGTCGTGGCGCGTGCCCGGACGTCAAGATACAACAAAACACCAACTCCATACGACTGCTCAATGCGGCAATGGTAAATGGTTACTCAATCGTCACATATCAGCGCTCGCTGGCCTCCACTGATAGTTTGGATTTGCCCATCTCAGTGAGCGATGCAGAGTCCGTTGTCTGGGCAATCGGACCCTTGAATGACTACAAGGAAGTTTCTTTCCACACCTATTATAATAAGCATTTGCATCAGATAGAGTTTGGTCGTCAGCCCAAATGGAATTGCCCCTTACCAGAAGGAGCCAAGCCGGGCAGCAGCTCAGACGAGCAGGAGGAAGAAGTTACTCAAATTAGCTCTACTGGCGGTGCGGGATATCCGCCTGCAGGTCGTCCCAACATTGAGCCCGATGAAGAGTTTTATGAGAATCGCCCTCAGGCCTTACAACGTACCACACCTGCACACGCTCCACAAAGACACCAGGAGACGGCTGTGTTAACGCAACGTCGTCCCGTTCCTACACCTAAGCCGGTCAACAGCAATGGCGCCTGGGATATTCCGGCTATACAATGCCATGAGCCCGAAGATGGTGTCTTCTATGCTCAAATGGGCCCGACTGGAGGAAAGCATGGTTATCCTGCCATTACCG GCCACGTGGGCTGGGGCATATCCTGGTACATTAATGGTTTGCTAATTCCCGAGATTCACGTGGTGAGAGGGAAGACTTACACTTTTGTTGTGGAGGGTGGCAACAATCCGGACATACCCGCCAAGTATCACCCATTCTATATTAGTGATGACCCTGTCGGAGGCTATGAGCACAAGCGTGAGGAGGAAAAAAAG GCCGTACGCATCTTCGCTGGTGTTCATCGCTCTAGGTCCGGCCAGGTTACGCCTACTGGCGTGGGACGTTTATGCAACTGGACGCCAGATGTGGACGGACCTCCAGCAGATGATTATCAATCTTTCGGTGCGTACCAGCGCACATTGACACTCAAGTGCGATGTCGGCGAGCCGGGAGTGATCAGCTGGAAACCGGATAGGAATACGCCAGACACTGTTTTCTATCATTGCTTCACTCATCGTTATCTGGGGTGGAAGATACACGTGCACGACTCGTGTGATAGCACTGGTGATGGTATTGGCGCCGCCTCAGAGCGGCACGAGTTACGCGAGCCGGCACCCGTCCGGGAAGACTATGCCGCCGAGTCATCTATTCGCCACGAAACCAAGGTCAGCCCCAACgataattttttattgaagCACCAAACCGATTTGATTAAGAATCACAATATGAATGGAACACCGCCTAAACTGAGTTTTGAAATAACGAAATCTTCGGAAATAACCAAACTGATTTCAGATGGCATCCGCGCTGCTGAGGCTCTCGAGGAGAGCCTACTAAGGAACCAATCGATCGTCGCCGCACCACCGACACACTTAAGagataacagcaacaacggcaacattAACGACAATATTGGCTCTAGAATACCATCGAAACCATTGCTGGTGCAAGCCAGACCCGAGATTTTGCATGGCGAAACTCATTCATTGAAATCATCCGCCTCCACTTCATCAGTTCATTCGAAACTGCCCATTTTCGCTGCACCGCAATCACCGCCTGTTCTTGTTAACTCTCATTTGCAACAGCGTTTACAATATCCGCATCTGCACCATGCACACTTCCCATTCCATCCCCCGCATCATTATCATTCTCACAGTGCACTGCAACATCACAATCTAACTAGTAATCTTCCAGCGCTGGCGCAAAAAACAATTAGCCTCTCCGAATATCTACGTCCACCGCAAAATGCTCCGCTTTTTCATCCTGTCAAGTTACCCGGACGTCGACCATATCCTGGCCCTATCAAGAAGGTACCTGCCTCCAGGCCGGTATTGCCACAACAGCATCCTCCACCCGGTGGAATACTTCCACAGTCCTCGTTGATTGTTAATCACTATCGAAAGCCTGTGCCCAGTCTGCTAAAACCCTTTCTGAAGGAAAAGCTGTTTCCCATACAGCCGTTAGCAGCTTCGGTATTATTATTAGGTCAGCCTACTGAACTTGGCGGTATTGGACAAAGAAAGACCGATGCCGGAGATCGTGCTAAAATCAAGTCGAAACCCGTTATTCCGCTACCGGTACCATATGTGGACCTGGAACCTCAAGCATCACTTAAAACCACATcctattttcatacaaatacCAAAGCCGAACAAATGCCAGTTCAGACCACCTCAACTACCATGATTACGCCAATTATCAAACGTCCATTGCCAGACGAGCCATCGCCTCAACAAATTGCCAGCATGCGCCCGGCAATTAATCAAGGATTTAAGCCTGATTCCGTTGTCGTTGAGAGTGGCTTCCGTCCCATTGTGCGCAACGATGGTAATGGCGTACAGCTGCCGCCAGAGCTGATAGACCAGGTGGCTCATAGACGCGAAGATCCTGGAACCGAAATCGATGAAGTCATGGAAACAGATACACTTTTCCTTACCgcacagcaaggcagcgacaCCCAGAGCTTTGAGCCCATGTTCATACCGTCTCCGTTGGACAGCACCAATGCGACTATGCTAGCATTAAAAACGGTGCAAGAGGTCGAACCAGTTGCGTCCGCATCGTCGCTGAGATTGCCGTCAGCGGCTATAAAACATGCACTGCCAGCGGCGTCTCAACTAAGGAAGCCATCTCTAGAGGAATTATTTTTTGCTGGCGAGGAGGACGAGCCGGAAAGCGAAGCAGAAGAAGCGGAGGAACGGCTTTCGGCAACAATTCAGCCATCTATAATTGAACCGGAACAAAGCTCCTCAGAAACAATAGTCGCACACGGGAATGATCCAAATTATGACGAAGTAGCCAACCTTTTTGACACATCGGAAGAAGAGGTTCATCTGACCCAGGATACCACAGCTGACGACATACCGGTAGAAACTGACGATAAAGAAGCGCAAGCTGCCGAACGTGTTGATACGTACTACTTGCCACCAGATAATCGAAAAATTCCACATGCCAGCATTCCCAGCGGTGCAGTTTACACCTTTGACGGCAAATCTGTGGTGGATAGCACGCTGGTGCTGCCACCGAAGCTGGATGCACGCGATAGTGGACACTCGCGACACACACATTTTGGGCTTACCCCATTAGAAAAGCTAATACGAACCACTCCACAGTTTGGTGCCTATCGCGGTGAGCTCCCAGAGGATTTCCTTTCCACCACTCAACCAGGTGTGCAACCAGTCACGGACTATTCGAATCTGGTGCCTTTAAGTAGCAGCAACGTGACGTCCACATCAGGCACCGCCAGCACTCTTCATTCGCATTCATCGTCATTACTAACATCGTCATTGCGACCCATTTCAACAAAGTTGCACTTGCTCAAGCCCGATATCAACGATAATAGCACGTAG